The following proteins are encoded in a genomic region of Colletotrichum higginsianum IMI 349063 chromosome 9, whole genome shotgun sequence:
- a CDS encoding Small s protein-like protein, with the protein MEIAATAVGVLGLVGLYSTCIEMLDALSSAARYGIGRELLQTKIEVERVRLMIWGDSVGLANIDLFAGKKEPTEDDLAAVDEGLQRRALRDAVAGLLTCFLRTFEDVEDLQKRYGLVPQGDHDSSVAAGSTGSGDIATQPARELLTSTFRKTYERFQDRAAASQRRATPLTKAKWAIADEKKFRALIGELRAINDSLTSLLPAVRDRTRVRVRAEIMRATDVGQLQSLVDASDDAADIVAETASLRIEMLSTRHGHAVARKPVARTVQVAPPPLVPVPDQRTLTPEPPLVILSTPEATPVSPVVTPAPPAGPAFVPYDNMGALVVHKVYKTSKSLMCYAWLSGIGEVPELAVTQPEFHPAFALRFLPASIIPVADSVFEIDVEADSGYAGWSPGSASLTGFSRELNFWRKVEDSTERPPEPSWQRTSDTIPLKSAFILKRWKAVVNDGLGSDWTEQEGYNSVREICGPSDYTWLDKNETIKIRHQISDLLAVMSVSRVPSLEETASIGLLANIEQLTHSANFGFLDFLLQMLMAREVTLRMAKDKRRWYGGVTVRIVYDMVAAELWSSGMHLASKDSFEAREATKAQQTNGILRFAEEMQWPYLSEIRETAAKWLTPEASNIIIDIRTWDWMGGLVLPGAMFPMAMIGTLYGMSPTLRTRLPSAIVKSRHGNYGIVYPQASYWRVRSVLGKVLAPLSLVEDDDPVAAAGRQIKCLGGWVGPCPSPSLPESTLGLLAELKGRPPSWVAEDTGDAGDAAATVFPTTSQSHQGNTAEWALPTPPPPPSSETVTLQTLRLVRAAVAPRPADGGDARGDAAPPIYQARLDFRLARSGLMATMTLHANSVFVAALPCRGGPHRIKPGTAAAYTFRALGVEDLPRAELDGGATAVTVVNATGGPAAETFARAWCSEKGTNAVVWKRGEGGCCFKCALMLAGREGVAAGVLIMC; encoded by the exons ATGGAGATCGCCGCGACGGCAGTCGGCGTGCTGGGCCTCGTCGGGTTGTATAGCACCTGCATCGAGATGCTGGACGCCCTGTCGTCGGCCGCGCGCTACGGCATCGGTCGCGAGCTTCTCCAGACCAAGATCGAGGTAGAGCGCGTGCGCCTCATGATATGGGGGGACTCGGTCGGCCTCGCCAACATCGACCTGTTCGCCGGCAAGAAGGAGCCAACCGAGGAcgacctggccgccgtcgacgagggacTGCAGCGGAGGGCCCTacgagacgccgtcgccggtctGTTGACGTGCTTCCTGCGCACcttcgaggacgtcgaggacctgcAGAAGCGGTACGGCCTCGTGCCACAAGGCGACCATGACAGCTCGGTAGCGGCAGGGTCGACGGGATCCGGAGATATCGCAACGCAGCCGGCCCGAGAGCTACTGACGTCGACCTTCCGCAAGACGTATGAGCGTTTTCAAGATCGCGCCGCAGCGTCCCAAAGGCGAGCCACGCCCCTGACCAAGGCGAAGTgggccatcgccgacgagaagaagtTCCGCGCCCTCATCGGCGAGCTGCGCGCCATCAACGACTCGCTAACGTCGCTGCTCCCTGCCGTGCGAGACCGTACCCGCGTCCGTGTGCGCGCCGAGATCATGCGCGCCACCGACGTCGGCCAGCTGCAGAGCTTGGTCGATGCCTCTGACGACGCTgccgacatcgtcgccgagacggcgagCCTGAGGATCGAGATGCTCTCCACCAGGCATGGTCACGCCGTGGCGAGGAAGCCGGTGGCCAGGACAGTGCAAgtcgcgccgccgccgttggtTCCGGTGCCAGACCAGAGGACGCTGACGCCGGAACCGCCGCTCGTGATCCTATCGACGCCCGAGGCGACGCCGGTGTCCCCCGTTGTGACTCCGGCCCCGCCTGCGGGGCCCGCGTTCGTTCCCTACGACAACATGGGAGCGCTTGTGGTACACAAAGTCTACAAGACATCCAAAAGCCTCATGTGCTATGCCTGGCTTTCGGGTATCGGAGAGGTTCCGGAGCTGGCAGTCACACAGCCCGAGTTCCACCCAGCATTTG CGTTGAGATTCCTTCCAGCGTCCATTatccccgtcgccgacaGCGTCTTCGAGATTGACGTTGAGGCGGATTCTGGCTATGCCGGCTGGTCTCCCGGCTCGGCCTCGCTGACTGGTTTCTCACGAGAGCTTAACTTCTGGCGAAAAGTCGAGGATTCGACAGAAAGACCACCAGAGCCCTCCTGGCAGCGCACCTCCGACACCATCCCTCTCAAGTCAGCTTTCATTCTCAAGAGATGGAAAGCGGTTGTAAATGATGGTCTGGGCAGTGACTGGACCGAACAAGAAGGATACAATTCGGTCAGAGAGATATGTGGTCCCAGCGA CTACACATGGCTCGACAAGAACGAAACGATAAAGATCAGGCACCAGATATCGGACTTGCTGGCCGTCATGAGTGTCTCGCGCGTGCCGAGCCTCGAGGAAACTGCCAGTATTGGCCTACTCGCCAACATTGAACAGCTCACGCACAGCGCCAACTTCGGCTTCCTCGACTTCCTCCTGCAGATGCTCATGGCGCGGGAGGTGACGCTGCGCATGGCCAAGGACAAGCGTCGCTGGTACGGCGGCGTCACGGTGCGCATCGTCTACGACATGGTCGCGGCCGAGCTCTGGAGCAGCGGCATGCACCTCGCCTCGAAGGACAGTttcgaggcgcgcgaggcgaCCAAGGCGCAGCAGACCAACGGCATCCTCAGGTTCGCCGAGGAGATGCAGTGGCCGTACCTCTCCGAGATCCGCGAGACGGCCGCCAAGTGGCTCACGCCCGAGGCGAGCAACATCATCATTGACATCCGCACGTGGGACTGGATGGGGGGCCTCGTGCTGCCCGGCGCCATGTTCCCGATGGCCATGATTGGCACGCTGTACGGCATGTCGCCGACGCTGCGCACGCGCCTGCCCAGCGCGATCGTCAAGTCGCGCCACGGCAACTACGGCATCGTCTACCCGCAGGCATCGTACTGGAGAGTTCGCTCCGTCCTTGGCAAGGTGCTGGCGCCCTTGTCTCTggtggaggacgacgatccggtggcggcggcggggagacAGATCAAGTGCCTCGGCGGCTGGGTTGGGCCTTgtccctcgccctcgcttCCCGAATCGACTCTGGGGCTTTTAGCGGAACTCAAGGGTCGTCCGCCGTCGTGGGTGGCCGAGGATACGGGAGACGCGGGAGACGCGGCGGCCACCGTGTTCCCGACTACGTCTCAGAGCCATCAGGGCAACACCGCCGAGTGGGCGCtccccacgccgccgccgccgccgtcgagcgaGACCGTCACGCTGCAGACCCTCCGCCTCGTccgggcggcggtggcgcctcggccggctgatggcggcgacgcgaGGGGGGACGCCGCCCCGCCCATCTACCAGGCGCGCCTCGACTTCCGCCTCGCGCGCAGCGGGctgatggcgacgatgacgctGCACGCCAACAGCGTCTTCGTCGCGGCGCTGCCGTGCCGTGGCGGGCCGCACCGGATCAAAcccggcacggcggcggcctaCACCttccgcgccctcggcgtcgaagacCTCCCACGCGcggagctcgacggcggcgccacggCCGTGACGGTCGTAAACGCCACGGGGGGTCCCGCGGCCGAGACGTTCGCCAGGGCGTGGTGCTCCGAGAAGGGCACGAATGCCGTGGTGtggaagaggggggaggggggctgcTGCTTCAAGTGCGCATTGATGCTtgcggggagggagggcgtGGCCGCGGGGGTTTTGATCATGTGTTGA
- a CDS encoding putative Epoxide hydrolase, whose amino-acid sequence MAEMEARTVSGARFEYQTAKLNGVTYNYILAEPPSGKVVGTIFLIHGWPDMSLGWRNQIPFLLSKGLRVVAPDMMGYGGTDAPEDVGFYTFKRASDDIAALASHLGLSRIILGGHDWGGAVVYRAALWHPELVSAFFVISTPFAAPRLTYVDQATALPTLHYQLQFRTDAVQDYIGLGDAQNATRVRQILNTIYGVTLPGGGSAFNSSGDGFTFELLDAVTEDTPLLTEEELDLYVDSYTSDPFNRTLNWYRTGELNWQDELALVPAGAAYTAKYAQPALYIGGTLDTALPPILSTGMETYFDSLARGEVNGSHWVMWEQPEAVNGYVGNWLAGSVLGNLTIGLNATAGCASLQ is encoded by the exons atggccgagatggaagcCCGCACCGTCAGCGGCGCTCGATTCGAGTACCAGACCGCCAAGCTGAACGGGGTCACTTACAACTACATCCTCGCTGAGCCGCCTTCGGGCAAAGTCGTCGGCAccatcttcctcatccaTGGATGGCCTGACATGTCGCTGGGATGGCGGAACCAGatccccttcctcctctccaagGGCCtccgcgtcgtcgccccGGACATGATGGGCTACGGAGGCACCGATGCGCCTGAGGATGTGGGCTTCTA CACCTTTAAGCGCGCCTCGGACGACATTGCCGCGCTCGCcagccacctcggcctgtcgcgcatcatcctcggcggccacgactggggcggtgccgtcgtcTACCGCGCCGCCCTCTGGCACCCGGAGCTGGTTTCGGCCTTTTTCGTCATCAGCACGCCGTTCGCGGCCCCGCGCCTCACCTACGTCGACCAGGCCACGGCGCTGCCCACGCTGCACTACCAGCTGCAGTTCCGCACCGACGCCGTCCAGGACTacatcggcctcggcgacgcccagAACGCCACCCGCGTGCGCCAGATCCTCAACACCATCTACGGCGTCACCCTCCCCGGCGGTGGCTCCGCCTTCAACTCgagcggcgacggcttcACCTTTgagctgctcgacgccgtcaccgagGACACCCCGCTGCtgaccgaggaggagctggaccTGTACGTCGACAGCTACACGAGCGACCCCTTCAACCGCACCCTGAACTGGTACCGCACCGGCGAGCTGAACTGGCAGGACGAGCTTGCCCTCgtgcccgccggcgccgcctaCACGGCCAAGTACGCCCAGCCCGCGCTGTACATCGGCGGCACCCTGGACACGGCGCTGCCCCCGATCCTGTCGACCGGCATGGAGACCTACTTCGACAGCCTGGCCCGCGGCGAGGTCAACGGCTCGCACTGGGTCATGTGGGAGCagcccgaggccgtcaacgGCTACGTCGGCAACTGGCTGGCCGGCTCGGTCCTGGGCAACCTGACGATTGGCCTGaacgccaccgccggctgCGCCTCTTTACAATGA